The sequence below is a genomic window from Setaria italica strain Yugu1 chromosome IV, Setaria_italica_v2.0, whole genome shotgun sequence.
AAAATAAAACCACTGTTGCTTCCATCCAGAGTGGGAGTCTATTAGTTCATACTCCAAGTACTTGCCCTTGATCTGCTCCCGCAACTGGATTCCTGCCCCACCTACTTACTTCGGTATGATCCAATCTGTCCCGGGGCTTCACTTTGaaaaacttcctaaacaactagAAGTGCGGCTGAATGCCAAGAAACGCATCGTAGAGATGCACGAAGATGGCGATGTGCAAGATgaaattggggttgaggtggactaattCTAGATTATAATACCTCAACAACCCCCGGAAGAACTCGAACGAGGGGAGAGCCAGTCCGCGCTCGATGAAGTGCGTGAAGATGACTGTCTCGTTGCTGAAGCTCTCCATAGGCCACAGGTTGCCATGGGCCTACCTTCAGTAGGCCAAGTCCTACTCTTGGAGGAGAGCAACATCCACTAGTGCCTGGATATCTACAACTTTCATCACAGATTTCTTCCAGGTGTAGGCCTGATTCGGCAGTGCCGTCTGGTCCGTCTTATTGTACTTCAGCGCCGGCAGCTGAAGCTCTTTTTCCTTCTTGGTGGCCTTCAGCTTCTTGCTCTCCACCACCTTGCTGGAGGATGCTTTCTTCGGTGCAATTGCTACTAAggtcttcttgcgcatgagCTGGAGGGCTAAGTAGTGGGGGATGGTGGCACTCGAGCACGGGAATGGCAAGCGGCGGCATTAAGGCTACAATGCGAAAAATGAATAGGCAGAATGGCTCGAGTGAAATGGATGGGATGAaatcctccattatttataatcACGGCACAATTAACCTAGACATGAGAATTatggggaatattccatttttcaAAGCCCTTAGTTATCGCTGGAACGGTTTCCAATTTTCCCGGAAGAGATAAGCTTACTGTTGGCGAACGGTCATGTTGACCAATGGTTGACTCTTATatccaaactagtcgtgtaatggcTCGAGAGCTGTATGCCACATGTCCAtcagctaaaaagttttttctttgggttttaaggcaaaagagatgtgaaattacaaaaTTGACTCTCAGCTTGatttttcgattcaacctaaggctcgggcgctactccatatggagtgcgattttcatcgcacttccatataatattaaagattgaagattcaagaccaagttaaacgaggtttgagcacattctagccgtatGGCAATACTCGAGCACATTTGAAGACTCAAttcgatggagtactcaaacgagcaccacaaactagtcggagatgtctacagaagtactcgggactgctacatttgatcAAAAAATACTcggggcttgtcggccatacatctatgggctcaCCGGAAGGTTTGGAACAGTCCTACAATACGAGGATGTACACCAAGACATGTCAAATATGGAGAGTACAGTGCaagacggcgtggtctacgtggaggacaagaactagtcgagaattaggaaactactcgtagcaattagtgtaggactctctagtcaagtccgactagtactcttgtaaaccgacctataaccctacccccagcaatataaggagaggcagggaccccctccaaacaagaccaatcaatacaatccaaccaacacacaggatgtatgGCATTACGCGACATAAtcggtccgaacctatctaaatcatgtgttcgagttcactttcgagttcctgatcttgacgagctccacacataaaacactacctcgggtaccacctcggtaggttgccgggtctaaacaccgacaatggcttccatgcaaagatgtctcggttagcccggaggaaactgatgagcgcgtcttcctatttggagtccagccctgagccaatcagggctatcttggagctatcaccagtctcaaggtcaatggctttgatattgACTTTACttgctggcttgaccttggttctccccgacttcttctctgggatctcgagttctgtcggggatagtttcttggaggtggcgaagacttgcataattgaatttggcacttgagtagtcgctactagctccacggcttcagtgtcgcagtcgtatgatctcttcaagtctccgtgcagcgagagtactcccttaggtcccggcattttgagtactaagtacatgtaatgcgggatggccataaacttggccagTGCAGGTCTTCCAAGGATAGAGTGATACGAAGTTTCTTGAACTGAATGTACTCTGTCCAGTAGTGCtctttggtcccgaaggtaacaggcaaaaccacctgaccaaggggtacagccacATTGCCTGGTACtgccgccatcaatgagtacttttgtgagttgAGAGCCTGTGACTACTGGGTCCAagacgagagggtagcgtcccgggtctgagaaactagtccactgatccttcctggagaaggtgattggcacctcggaccatttgagaaACGTAGGCGTTGCTGGTttaatggacatgatctcttggAGGGCTAGTTTCTCGGAACACTTAGTAGCAATACTCGGTGTGCCGCTGAAGATGATGTTCAcagtgttggacgggttctggaatttgccgtTGTCGCCATTgccttcatcttctttggccttgcacttgtcctttgttccagaaggttcctgcagatctttcatgactctgtgTAGACTGTAGCAATCCAGCGCAGAGTGCTTGCCGTGTGGGTGCCAcgggcactgctttttcaggaGCTTACTAAACGGAGTCATTTCTTGATTCCCGTCGCCTTTCTTGGAAGACTGGGACATCACCGCAACactattgtctggcttcctcttgcaaTTTTGAGCACCCGAATAGTTACCTCGGTTGTCGTTATTGGGTCGATCATTATGGTTCTTGTTGTTGCGTTGGCCATTGCTCTGGTTGTTATTGTGGCCTCTGTTACGACTAGACTCAAACCTctcgatctctttgtcttcttcatccacccaggcttgtatcatgaccTTGAGAAACTTGATATCTTCCGGGCGTCTCctaccaaaatcttggaacatccggcggtcatagagaccgttctggaagcaatctatggcatcACGCTCCATGATGTCCACAATAGTGGCCTTTTTGTTGAAGAAATGGCGTAGATAACTGCGCAGGGTCTCACTTTGTTGTTGCTTGagttgagacaagtcgatcctgttgccaagacgttgcattgcccctacgaagttgtttgtgaacgccGCCTTTAGGTTCTTCCATGTGTCGCTGGAGTTCTTCTCTAGGGActcaagccatgtgagtggccctgccttTATACAgatagggaagtagatgaccttggtgtcgtcgtttcctcccgccgcctggactgacaacgagtagcatcacagccattggactggatcctgcttgccgtcgtacttggttaCTTGGAGATTTAAATTTGTCGGGTAGAACCGTCTTTCgtactcattttgagaaggcggggaacccgtcagaaACCTCTCCCAGTTACTCGACTTCTTGTTCACGCTCGCGATGGCACCCTTCAATGATTGTACGGGCGTCACGACTGTTGTTGATCTTTTGACGAAGGTCACGTACCGGGGGATCAGGCTCTAGGTGGGGCccatggtggccacggcctctcGAGGGTTCcacccgactaccctctgctccggCTTGACTTGGCCTAGCACCCTCATTTCGACTTGGTCGCCTATGGCTACTACCATGCTGGGATGAGGTGTGTCGAACCGAGTGTATAGGGCTTCgttgatcgagttgctcgtaTGCGCGTTCCACCAGTTGAgctagttgcctggtgtacttatTTTGAggcattgcccgagtaatcagATCAATGAATGCGAAGGTGGCGAGAGGAGTACGATGTTGACGTgtctgaactgcttcaaacgcatGATCCAAGTTTATGATGGGTAGGTTAGCTTCCAGGCAGCGGCGACGCTCTGCCCTTGCAGCGTTTCTTACTCGCCGTTGATTCCTTTGAGCTTTAGTCTATTCTCCTTCtacgttggcggtgagctcatcctacgAGGCATTGTCTAGGTAACATTCACATCGCGGATTTCTTTCTGGTGGATCTTCACAGTCGCCTTCTTGTGCGATCAAAAGGGCGAAGAGTTCCCGTTCCGGAGAAAAACTACCCGAACTTGATGTGATGACCTCTATGGagccgtcttcttcgtagatgggcgacacAGAGGTTTTCTCCTAGTACGGgagggtgtcaaggtaggcgacaaggcgtgacttgTCGTCCTTGgctagagcaggtggcttcatgttgggccagtagatgaatctgccttgtggaatTGATGTAATGACCAGGTCCTATTGTGGAGCTGATAATGGAGTCTCTTtatccggatccgagtagtaatcgaggtcctcgatcaaaGCCGatttggattgtgatctggacagggtagcttggtaggcGGCACCCAAGTTTCgtagtccgaacgggaatcgacttgtatcgtagaccgattcgcacgatggcttaagcgccagctcgtgggaaccaatccgactagtgggagaagtcgagttgtacttggaCTCGTCCCCCAATAGGTTGAAAATTTCATCGAATTTCTCGACGaaatcctccagagcttggcaGTAAAGGTTGATGTCGTATTGCTTCTCCTCCGGAGCcggcgcaatgtggcggtggaagtttccagcgccaTCTACAATGCAGacccaggagctgaagatgaacgtcgcgccCACTTCAAACGcgatggtgggcttgatgatgacttgagccatcaagttcgctagtggattctcaatgagagcccctacctggcgcgctagctgtcagtgtttagacccggcaacctattgagggggtgcccgaggtagtgttttatgcgtggggctcatcgagatcaggaactcgaaggtgaactcgaacacacgatttagacaggttcgggctgcgatcgcgtaataccctacatcctgtatattggttgtattgtattgattgaacttgtttggagggggttcctacctcgccttatattgtcgagggtagggttacaggtcggttgtttacaggattactagtcggattcgactagagagtcctactctatttgctatgagtagtttcttaatcctcgactagccacgtagaccacgccaaCCTGTACTGTAGTCTTCATGTTTGACATGTCTCAGTGTACAGCTtcaggactgtccaaaccttctgaaCAACATGTGCTTCCTGATAGTAAAGGTTCATAAACATTTCGTGATACCAGCATTTGCAAATTCCTGGCACGTCTTTAAACACAAACATTTCGTGGTACCAGTATTTGCAAATTCcactttttgtttttgttttttgaaatGGGGAATCCGGACGTACGGCTCGAAGAACTATGAATGGTGACGCACGTGACGTGACAGTCTGCCATCGCGTATCACCTctgcgggggtgtttgggagaagggggctaaattttagcccccgtcacatcgaatgtttggacaccaattaggagtattaaacctagactaattacaaaactaattacacaacccctaggctaaatcgcgagacgaatctattaagcctaattagtccatgatttgacaatgtggtgctacagtaaccattcactaatgatggattaattaggcttaatagattcgtctcgcgatttagccttggggttctgcaattagttttgtaattagcttatgtttagtcctcctaattaatatccgaacatccgatgtgacaggactaaagtttagccccttcCTTCCAAACACCCTCGTTCTCGCGTACTACTCCTGGGCCCAAACAACCACCACAAGTCCACAAGGACACGCACGGAAGCATGGACGGCACTGACATGACTGCGGGTATACTAGCTCACATGTTCACAGTGAAAAAAAAGTTTGCAAGTATGCAACGCAGCCGGCGCGCGTACATGGCCGGATTGATCTCGCCATGGCACGCAAGGGATGTCCACTGCACACACCTGGAGAGAGGCCTTCTTCAACGCTCCATCGTGTTGCTTCGAGGCTTCTTCCAGATGCCTCATCAACTGCCGCGTGTGCCTCCAATGGCGACAGGTACGGTGGCCTCCCTGCTAGGAGGCTCTACTTCTCCCTGGTCACGTGAGCAGGTCGCAACTTGCAGCTCAGAGCTCATAGCCACTACAACTTGGTCGCATCGCCTGTGTACAGTACAAGTGGCTTCACGATCCTCGTCGCTAGGGAGGGGGACCCATATAAGCGCCGGTCGACGGCCGTTGGAGGTGGTTAGGGccattaattaataattaatcatCAGGCCGGTGGGACGATCGACCAGGCGATGATGCAGCTTGCCATCGCATTGGCCTCGAGCTCATCTGTCAGCGTCGCGTCGCCTCACCTGAGATCGCGAGCGCTCGGGCCAGCCATGGCGATGGAATGGCGGCCTCCATGAATGGAGATGGAGAGGTCGCCTTCGTCCTCGTCGGCTCTTCACGGCGAATCGAGGACGCCGAGCGGGCCAATGGGGGAGGGGGAAAGCATTGACAAGGGCGCGATGGCACGTCATGGATGGGGTTCACTTTGGGAGCGTGACCATTGGTTGCGGATGTGCTGTCAGTAGTGGGCTTGGTCAGGTCTCTGTTGCCATTGGTTAGGCCTCCAGAGGTTGAGCCAGCTGCTGGCTCTTAAGCCTTGCGCGGCGCATCCACGTAGATGCAAGAGACAACACGCCATCGGTTTGGCTCATTGCACATTTCTCAAAGAgtttgtggggcctacgtataTGACTTTTTTACTCAAATTCTCTTTTCTCTCCGGTCCTCGCTCTCGTTTCCGGCCGGCTGCTGCGAGATCCTCCTCATCGCGAAGTGCTGCCTCGCCTCAGGCGCCGGCAACCAGCGCCGCTCTCTTTTTCCTCTTGCTCTGGCGGCGTGAGCCCGGGCCCTTCTCCTCCGGTTGCCCGACGCCCTGCTTGCctgctccctcgccgccgcatcCAGGCAGATGGCAACCAGAGCTCACGCGGATTCGTCGCCCTTCGCGTTCGCAGCTCTGTCTGCGCGACGATGCCGAGATCGTTGGTCTCCACTACGATGCGGCGGCAAGCTCATCCGCCTCCGTCAACGACGCGAGCTCGGACTCCCTTTCCTTCGGCGGAGCGCATCCTGCGCGCTGCCGCcccgcggccccgccgccggctgtaCGCGACGCCGCGGCCTCGCCTACGCCGATCTGCACACCGCAGTccagaagctccgccgccgaccGGCCTCGCCTGCGGCCGCGTGTCGCGGCGGCCTAGCCGCTCCGCCGTCGACCGCCCGCGGGGCCGCGGCCTCACCTACGCCTGTCTGCGCGTCGCAAGTcagcagctccgccgccgcccggcctcaCTTGCGCCCGCCAGCGCACCGTGGCTCCGCCGTtccgccgccgaccgcccgTGGCGCTGCGGCCTTGCGGCCGCGCAATCGCCTTTGCGCCATCGAGGGGCTCCGCCGGCCCGTAGCCAACAGGCAGCCTTCATCCACTCGTTCTTCAGTTCTGACCAGCCGTGGGAGAGCAAGGAGTAGTGGGACCCAGCATACTTCGGGAAGCGTGTTTAAGCCTATCTCTGCATCCCACGCTAGCGTTGAGTTTTTCCTaccttctctttcttccacGCCAGCAGAAATCCGACGTCAGCTAGCTGACGTTCCCCCGTTGGTGGAGGCCTTAGGTTCAGGGTCTGACGCTGATATCCCTTTGCAAACTCTTGTCATGTCATGTGGTTTCAGACCACCTCTTTTTTCAGCAGTGTTATCTGATGAGAGGGGGAAGTTGCAGTGAAGAGATTAACTGGAGAAAATTGTTGAACAAACCGACGCTCACAAATGCTTGTATTGTATATTCCAAAGTCACTCAACCCAAAAGTTTCAGTGGAACTGTGAAATACTTACATTTGTACATTTGGCAGGTGCAACTATCACTGGGACAGCTTATTCTCTGAGATTTCTTTTTAAAAGCAGACTGCATGAAACAAGCGCAAAAAATCTTGGTGGTGGTATTGTGTGTGGTGTGAATCCCTCCTcttggatgattttttttctttattgacTCTACGCGATGAAGAAAGGGAAAAGACAAAAAGATAACGTTGAACAGAGCTGATCCTACACTGACGCCGACGCCTCCAGCGGTTCAACCGGTACAGTATAAGGCGAGTACCAATCCGCATCGAAGACATCCTGCAGCTGCGAGACGATGGAGGGGTTGTATGTTCCGAAGCTCACTCCCGCCGTGGTGTAGAAGTAATCCCAGATGAGGTTGCTGGTACCGATGTTCGCCCTCTCGTCGCTGACAGCGTACTTGCCATGGTTCACCCGGGTGAAGCCAGGGTAACGGTTGCCTGTCGCGGCGCCGTCCTGCGACAATGCAGGTCCGGTCTCGTTGTACCCAGGAACCGTGTAGTATTTGATCTCGACCTTGCCGCCGCAGTGGTTGTATGTTGAAGATGCGCAGAGGATGTTGGAGTATAGAAGGCTCTTCAAGTACTTTTCGGTGTTTGGGATGAAGTGTGTCCAGTAGGCAACAAGAAGCCTCACGGTTGCATTCTTTGAGAACACTACCTGTCAAGAAGCAGTTATACGTCGGTCAGATCACTGCCTTGTTGCTCATTAGAGATAAACTGAAGAAAAGACTTTTTCAAACAGCTGGGTATGGGATTTTTGCCAGAAACGAAACATGTTGGATCCAAAGTGTTAATACCTCTGAGATTGCTGATGATAAGGATGGCCAGTAGACTGTTTGAGTAGCATACTGTGACTGCCCGAGCCAATCCATAGTACTCATTCGTACAATTCCCCCAATCTTGACAGACTTGATGGTGTCAACCCAACCCTGCTCATCTGCTTGGAATTTGTCAAATGTCACCTGTGAAACAATAAAGACGAAATCAACAGCCTCAAATGTGTGACTACTTTACTAGATTAGTCCTTGGATAGACCAGTTATCTTTTTTGTTTAATTGTCTGTCTTAGTTATTCGTTTGCAAAATACACTATGAGAAATAGGCTAAGCCATTAAGGTAGTGAAACATGAACTAATGTAAGAAAGATGTAATGAAAGAAAACGTTTATCATGGCATACCATGAATCAAACAAATCAATTTTTTTCATAGGTAAACTGGTGGAGACAAATCAAACAAGCTTTAATGTTCTCATGCATTGAAATTTCCACTGGACTGCATTTTTATATCACCACGCATATCAGTTATGTATGATTTATACTGAAATATAGGTAACTAAAGCACCCATTGACTGAAGAATTTCTGGATCAAAAACTGTTTTTCTTCAGAAAGTTGAGCATATGTGTTATTACCTCAGGTGGAGCAAAGGAAAGGTAGCTCAAGTAGTGCTCCTGAGTGGATTTCTTATACCCAGGGGTTTCAAATGGAACATCAATCATTTCAGGATTGGCAAGTACCGGATATCCATCTGTATATGGGATGTCAACAGAAAGTGGTATGGGTGACCTGTTCGCAGAATTTAAAAAGAAATGTATTATTCAATCTAAGAAAAATGATACGCCTGAAAGTTTTTAGAGCGCTTGATGCCACAAGATAGGATTCAAGTAAATAAATACCGGTCACAGAATCCTTCTAAAAAAGAATAACAAAGGTACAAAGAATATGTACTAAGCATTATCGGAATCTAGATCAAAAGTCTGACTAATACAGACAAAGATTTTAGATAACCTATTCCCGTTTAAGTACAAGTCAATCTTTTCTACGAATTCATGCACAAAGTACTAAAACAGTGCAAATTACGGAGAAAGATGTAAACCTGCATCTTTGTTTTGGCTGTAGGAAATGTGACCAGCATGGAACCTTTCTAGAAACCTGCCACTGCTTATCCCAAGCTACTTTGGTATAAGTAGTTGAGTTGAGGGTTGAAAGCGAccaaagattttgaaaatataCTTCCACAGCTTTTGCTACTTGTGGACAATCAGCAAAATAAATCCCAAGCTCCTTGACCTGAAATGTAAGTAAAAAATAGTGCCAGCAGGTTAACTGCTTTGTTTTCTCATACCAAACTGCAAATAAGAAATGTAATTGAACTTCTTTTTGTCTGATATACCTGGGTTAGGGATTTCCAATCATTGTTTGCTGATCCTATATACACATCTTTTTTATCTGATATCCAGACTTTTGCATGCACAACGCCAGATCCCCACCACTTCTCAAAAAGAAGGGTTACATTCTGAACATTTGGTCTTCCTGCAGCTAGATCAGCACTCTCTTGGTCAAAATCAGGAGCAAATCCAGAGTGTTGCACAATCCTGAAATGATGCTGCAGTCATTAATG
It includes:
- the LOC101780677 gene encoding phospholipase D Z isoform X1, giving the protein MPSSPHRRGLLLLPLLVAAAALWQPLPADAAAATCKAWLVQSIPTDMPHLRRVPGVLSTGDVLQWLSRNATESLDILAQYWQFLAQPNNPKSGDYGYSDSDMKRFGADEGHRVYKALENAADRKIKIRIVQHSGFAPDFDQESADLAAGRPNVQNVTLLFEKWWGSGVVHAKVWISDKKDVYIGSANNDWKSLTQVKELGIYFADCPQVAKAVEVYFQNLWSLSTLNSTTYTKVAWDKQWQVSRKVPCWSHFLQPKQRCRSPIPLSVDIPYTDGYPVLANPEMIDVPFETPGYKKSTQEHYLSYLSFAPPEVTFDKFQADEQGWVDTIKSVKIGGIVRMSTMDWLGQSQYATQTVYWPSLSSAISEVVFSKNATVRLLVAYWTHFIPNTEKYLKSLLYSNILCASSTYNHCGGKVEIKYYTVPGYNETGPALSQDGAATGNRYPGFTRVNHGKYAVSDERANIGTSNLIWDYFYTTAGVSFGTYNPSIVSQLQDVFDADWYSPYTVPVEPLEASASV
- the LOC101780677 gene encoding phospholipase D Z isoform X2 produces the protein MKRFGADEGHRVYKALENAADRKIKIRIVQHSGFAPDFDQESADLAAGRPNVQNVTLLFEKWWGSGVVHAKVWISDKKDVYIGSANNDWKSLTQVKELGIYFADCPQVAKAVEVYFQNLWSLSTLNSTTYTKVAWDKQWQVSRKVPCWSHFLQPKQRCRSPIPLSVDIPYTDGYPVLANPEMIDVPFETPGYKKSTQEHYLSYLSFAPPEVTFDKFQADEQGWVDTIKSVKIGGIVRMSTMDWLGQSQYATQTVYWPSLSSAISEVVFSKNATVRLLVAYWTHFIPNTEKYLKSLLYSNILCASSTYNHCGGKVEIKYYTVPGYNETGPALSQDGAATGNRYPGFTRVNHGKYAVSDERANIGTSNLIWDYFYTTAGVSFGTYNPSIVSQLQDVFDADWYSPYTVPVEPLEASASV